Proteins encoded within one genomic window of Sphingomonas cannabina:
- a CDS encoding dihydrolipoamide acetyltransferase family protein has translation MARFTFRLPDIGEGIAEAEIVAWHVKVGDRVEEDQQVADMMTDKATVEMESPVSGTVVELAGEVGDQVPIGSALLVIETDAAEEAAPPPDPKAEEVEEQIEAETPGVEEILPGTGRGTIGEADGGGGAPQATPVEESPLHQPAAGPPPRAGEELEHRHVLASPAVRARARDLGIDLAQVKADGDRIRHADLDAYLRYGSGEGYHAPHASHAREDEPVKVIGMRRRIAENMAASKRHIPHFTYVEEIDVTALEDMRADLNANRGNRPKLTMLPFLIVAICRTIPVFPMINARYDDETGVVTRHGRVHLGMATQTDAGLMVPVIRDAQDRNVWQLAAEITRLAEAARTGKAKSEELSGSTLTVTSLGPLGGIATTPVINRPEVAIIGPNKIVERPVFRGDDIVRAKLMNLSISCDHRVVDGWDAASYVQAVKKLLETPVLLFAE, from the coding sequence ATGGCGCGCTTCACCTTCCGCCTGCCCGACATCGGCGAGGGCATCGCCGAGGCCGAGATCGTGGCGTGGCACGTCAAGGTCGGCGACCGGGTCGAGGAGGACCAGCAGGTCGCCGACATGATGACCGACAAGGCGACGGTCGAGATGGAATCGCCGGTGTCCGGCACCGTGGTCGAGCTCGCGGGCGAGGTCGGCGACCAAGTGCCGATCGGCTCGGCGCTGCTGGTGATCGAGACCGATGCGGCGGAGGAGGCGGCGCCCCCGCCTGACCCCAAGGCCGAGGAGGTCGAGGAGCAGATCGAGGCGGAGACGCCGGGGGTCGAAGAGATCCTCCCTGGCACGGGGAGGGGGACTATCGGCGAAGCCGATGGTGGAGGGGGAGCGCCACAAGCGACGCCCGTTGAGGAGAGCCCCCTCCACCAGCCTGCGGCTGGTCCCCCTCCCCGTGCCGGGGAGGAGCTTGAGCACCGCCACGTCCTCGCCTCTCCCGCCGTCCGCGCTCGTGCCAGGGACCTCGGTATCGACCTCGCTCAGGTGAAAGCCGACGGCGACCGTATCCGGCACGCCGACCTCGACGCATACCTCCGGTACGGTAGCGGCGAGGGCTACCATGCTCCCCACGCCAGCCACGCCCGCGAGGACGAGCCGGTCAAGGTCATCGGCATGCGCCGCCGCATCGCCGAGAACATGGCCGCGTCGAAGCGCCACATCCCGCACTTCACCTATGTCGAGGAGATCGACGTCACCGCGCTGGAGGATATGCGCGCGGACCTCAACGCCAACCGCGGCAATCGGCCCAAGCTGACGATGCTGCCGTTCCTGATCGTCGCGATCTGCCGGACCATCCCGGTCTTTCCGATGATCAACGCCCGCTACGACGACGAGACGGGCGTCGTCACCCGCCACGGCCGCGTCCATCTCGGCATGGCGACGCAGACCGACGCGGGCCTGATGGTGCCGGTGATCCGCGACGCGCAGGACCGGAACGTGTGGCAGCTCGCGGCCGAGATCACCCGCCTCGCCGAGGCCGCGCGCACCGGCAAGGCCAAGAGCGAGGAGCTCAGCGGCTCCACCCTCACCGTCACCTCGCTCGGCCCGCTCGGCGGCATCGCCACCACGCCGGTGATCAACCGGCCGGAGGTGGCGATCATCGGCCCCAACAAGATCGTCGAGCGACCCGTCTTCCGGGGCGACGACATCGTCCGCGCCAAGCTGATGAACCTGTCGATCAGCTGCGACCACCGTGTCGTCGACGGCTGGGACGCGGCGAGCTACGTCCAGGCAGTGAAGAAGCTGCTCGAGACCCCCGTCCTACTGTTCGCCGAGTGA
- a CDS encoding GNAT family N-acetyltransferase: protein MRWRAMAAGDLDGVVAVARVAFPEHPEGRACFAERLALAPGSCFVLEGENGIAGYLIAYPWPLEAIPPLDTLLGSLPEAREAWYLHDLALLPEARGGGHARAGLDLLFGRIDAPIALVSVNDSAAFWRAQGFVPQDSPALRAKLASYGPGACYMVRRVTKPV from the coding sequence ATGCGCTGGCGCGCGATGGCGGCGGGCGACCTCGACGGTGTCGTCGCGGTCGCCCGCGTCGCCTTTCCCGAGCATCCCGAAGGCCGCGCCTGCTTCGCCGAGCGGCTCGCCCTCGCGCCCGGGAGCTGCTTCGTGCTGGAGGGCGAGAACGGCATCGCCGGCTACCTGATCGCCTATCCGTGGCCGCTCGAGGCGATTCCGCCGCTCGACACGCTGCTCGGCAGCCTGCCCGAAGCGCGCGAGGCCTGGTATCTCCACGATCTCGCGCTGCTGCCGGAGGCGCGCGGCGGCGGCCATGCCCGCGCCGGGCTCGATCTGCTGTTCGGCCGTATCGATGCCCCGATCGCGCTCGTCTCGGTCAACGACTCCGCCGCCTTCTGGCGAGCGCAGGGCTTCGTGCCGCAGGACAGCCCGGCACTGCGGGCCAAGCTCGCCAGCTATGGCCCGGGAGCATGTTACATGGTGCGGCGCGTCACAAAGCCGGTGTAG
- a CDS encoding protein phosphatase 2C domain-containing protein produces the protein MHFDLLQSISLAGDPATPNDDRAGMALRHAWVIDGATDLGPPGLVGSQGGAAWLASEAQAAFTVAADGAIETIFAGVADRLVAAYARDRTREPEGRWELPLASGLAVRIGGDALECGWLGDCSGLLRRGGQVVRLGPVADDRGKEIAHAASLAQHGLGNIKKNAPILADLRAGRGRPGIRVLGVLPEWMAEVETLRTPCAPGDELLLMTDGFAALVDSYAAYDTAGLMAAVAEHGLAAVAAELREIEQADIACARFPRFKVSDDATALWLRIGG, from the coding sequence ATGCACTTCGATCTCCTCCAGTCGATCAGCCTCGCCGGCGATCCCGCCACGCCCAACGACGACCGCGCCGGCATGGCGCTCCGTCATGCCTGGGTGATCGACGGCGCCACCGATCTCGGCCCGCCGGGGCTGGTCGGGTCGCAGGGCGGCGCGGCGTGGCTGGCGAGCGAGGCGCAGGCCGCCTTCACCGTCGCGGCCGACGGGGCGATCGAGACGATCTTCGCCGGCGTCGCCGACCGGCTGGTCGCCGCCTATGCGCGCGACCGCACCCGCGAGCCCGAGGGACGCTGGGAACTGCCGCTGGCGTCGGGCCTGGCGGTGCGGATCGGCGGCGATGCGCTCGAATGCGGCTGGCTCGGCGACTGCTCCGGATTGCTGCGGCGCGGCGGTCAGGTGGTCCGGCTCGGCCCCGTCGCGGACGATCGCGGGAAGGAGATCGCCCACGCTGCCAGCCTGGCGCAGCACGGCCTCGGCAACATCAAGAAGAACGCGCCGATCCTTGCCGACCTGCGCGCCGGCCGCGGGCGGCCCGGCATCCGCGTGCTCGGCGTGCTGCCCGAGTGGATGGCGGAGGTCGAAACGCTCCGCACCCCCTGCGCGCCGGGCGATGAGCTCCTGCTGATGACCGACGGCTTCGCCGCGCTCGTCGACAGCTATGCCGCCTATGACACCGCCGGGCTGATGGCGGCGGTGGCCGAGCACGGCCTCGCCGCCGTCGCTGCCGAGCTGCGCGAAATCGAGCAGGCGGATATTGCCTGCGCGCGCTTCCCGCGCTTCAAGGTCTCCGACGACGCCACCGCCCTGTGGCTGCGCATCGGAGGCTGA
- the lnt gene encoding apolipoprotein N-acyltransferase, whose product MTLLLSLLLGALAATGFAPLDWWAVTLVAFAGWMKLVHDAPSLRRVLLIGWLFGVGHFTVNNNWIQHAFDFQDKMPPALGYVAVVLLALYLAVYPMLAAGLAWRLASPRAAGDAATVPGAAFVLVFTAAWIATEWLRATMFTGYAWDPLGVAWLPLPGIARLAAWTGTYVLSGIAILAAGALLLLLAERRWRFAAAVLAPLALAAILLGAPYAPPADPARRVRVVQPNIGQDEVTAPDYAQRILRTMVALSGLPGATPRLVVWPEGSVDPYLEDGYPHWWYYRGHPAATRGAIARTLGPRDRALVGSTALMFDRPGEKGQLIGAGNSIFLVGPDARLGGRYDKAHLVPYGEYLPMRTLLGPIGLSRLVAGEIDFLSGPGPRTLDVPGFGPVGMQICYEIIFSGQVVDRAHRPALIFNPSNDGWFGNWGPPQHLAQARMRAIEEGLPIIRSTPNGISAVIAADGRLLGTIPRFTAAAIELPMPRPLPPTLFSRIGNWSIGLALVVLLALAAALRRR is encoded by the coding sequence TTGACCCTGCTCCTCTCCCTGCTGCTGGGCGCGCTCGCCGCGACCGGATTCGCGCCGCTCGACTGGTGGGCGGTGACGCTCGTCGCCTTCGCCGGATGGATGAAGCTCGTCCATGACGCGCCGAGCCTCAGGCGCGTGCTGCTGATCGGCTGGCTGTTCGGCGTCGGCCACTTCACCGTGAACAACAACTGGATCCAGCACGCCTTCGACTTCCAGGACAAGATGCCGCCAGCGCTCGGCTATGTCGCCGTGGTCCTGCTCGCGCTCTATCTCGCGGTTTATCCGATGCTCGCCGCCGGCCTCGCCTGGCGATTGGCGAGCCCCCGCGCGGCGGGCGACGCGGCCACCGTGCCCGGCGCCGCCTTCGTCCTGGTGTTCACCGCCGCCTGGATCGCGACGGAGTGGCTCCGCGCGACGATGTTCACCGGTTATGCCTGGGATCCGCTCGGCGTCGCCTGGCTGCCACTTCCCGGCATCGCGCGGCTGGCCGCCTGGACCGGTACCTATGTCCTGTCCGGCATCGCCATCCTGGCCGCCGGTGCATTGCTCCTGCTGTTGGCGGAGAGGCGCTGGCGCTTCGCCGCGGCGGTGCTCGCCCCGCTCGCGCTCGCCGCGATCCTGCTCGGCGCGCCCTATGCCCCGCCCGCCGATCCCGCTCGCCGCGTCCGCGTCGTTCAGCCCAACATCGGCCAGGACGAGGTGACCGCGCCCGACTATGCGCAACGCATCCTGCGCACCATGGTCGCGCTGTCCGGCCTGCCCGGCGCGACGCCGCGGCTGGTGGTGTGGCCGGAAGGATCGGTCGATCCCTATCTCGAGGACGGCTATCCGCATTGGTGGTACTATCGCGGACATCCCGCGGCGACGCGCGGCGCCATCGCCCGGACGCTAGGCCCCCGCGACCGCGCGCTGGTCGGCAGCACCGCGCTCATGTTCGACCGGCCGGGCGAAAAGGGCCAGCTGATCGGCGCCGGCAATTCGATCTTCCTCGTCGGCCCCGACGCGCGGCTCGGCGGGCGCTACGACAAGGCGCATCTCGTCCCCTATGGCGAATATCTCCCAATGCGGACGCTGCTGGGGCCGATCGGCCTGTCGCGCCTGGTCGCGGGCGAGATCGACTTCCTGTCCGGCCCAGGCCCGCGCACGCTCGACGTGCCGGGCTTCGGCCCGGTGGGGATGCAGATCTGCTACGAGATCATCTTCTCAGGGCAAGTGGTCGACCGCGCGCACCGTCCGGCGCTGATCTTCAATCCCTCCAACGACGGCTGGTTCGGCAATTGGGGCCCGCCGCAGCACCTCGCCCAGGCGCGGATGCGCGCGATCGAGGAGGGGTTGCCGATCATCCGCTCGACGCCGAACGGCATCTCGGCGGTGATCGCCGCCGATGGCCGCCTGCTCGGCACGATTCCCCGGTTCACCGCTGCCGCGATCGAACTGCCGATGCCGCGCCCGCTGCCCCCGACATTGTTCTCGCGCATCGGTAACTGGAGCATCGGACTCGCGCTCGTCGTGCTGCTCGCGCTTGCAGCCGCGCTCCGCCGCCGCTAG
- the metK gene encoding methionine adenosyltransferase produces the protein MRKNYLFTSESVSEGHPDKVADQISDAVVDLFLSRDPVARVACETMVTTQRIVLAGEVRCDQESFPTLDEIEKAARETVKRIGYEQHGFHWQTAEFACHLHGQSAHIAQGVDESGNKDEGAGDQGIMFGFACDETPDLMPATLYYSHRILEKLAQDRHGKVVDFLEPDAKSQVTLKFEDGVPTGATALVVSTQHSKALSSDAGQKQLRDYVMTVFEEVLPKGWMPADQSQIYVNPTGLFEIGGPDGDAGLTGRKIIVDTYGGAAPHGGGAFSGKDPTKVDRSAAYISRYLAKNIVAAGLAKRCTIQLSYAIGIAEPLSLYVDTHGTGTVEESKIEAVLPKLVRLTPKGIRTHLGMNKPIYQPTAAYGHFGRKAEGDLFTWERTDLVDALKAELG, from the coding sequence ATGCGCAAGAACTATCTCTTCACCTCCGAATCGGTCTCCGAAGGCCATCCCGACAAGGTCGCCGACCAGATCTCCGATGCCGTCGTCGACCTGTTCCTGTCGCGCGATCCCGTCGCGCGCGTCGCCTGCGAGACGATGGTGACGACGCAGCGCATCGTTCTGGCGGGCGAGGTCCGCTGCGACCAGGAAAGCTTCCCGACGCTCGACGAGATCGAGAAGGCCGCGCGCGAGACGGTGAAGCGGATCGGTTACGAGCAGCACGGCTTCCACTGGCAGACCGCCGAGTTCGCCTGCCATCTCCACGGCCAGAGCGCGCACATCGCGCAGGGCGTCGACGAGAGCGGCAACAAGGACGAGGGCGCCGGCGACCAGGGCATCATGTTCGGCTTCGCCTGCGACGAGACGCCGGACCTGATGCCGGCGACGCTCTATTACTCGCACCGCATCCTCGAGAAGCTGGCGCAGGACCGTCACGGCAAGGTCGTCGACTTCCTCGAGCCCGACGCCAAGAGCCAGGTCACGCTGAAGTTCGAGGACGGCGTGCCGACCGGCGCCACCGCGTTGGTCGTCTCGACTCAGCACTCGAAGGCGCTGTCGAGCGACGCCGGACAGAAGCAGTTGCGCGACTATGTGATGACGGTGTTCGAGGAGGTCCTGCCCAAGGGCTGGATGCCGGCCGACCAATCGCAGATCTACGTCAACCCGACCGGTCTGTTCGAGATCGGCGGTCCCGACGGCGACGCCGGCCTCACCGGCCGCAAGATCATCGTCGACACTTATGGCGGCGCGGCCCCGCACGGCGGTGGCGCCTTCTCGGGCAAGGACCCGACCAAGGTCGACCGCTCGGCGGCGTACATCAGCCGCTACCTCGCCAAGAACATCGTCGCCGCCGGCCTCGCCAAGCGCTGCACGATCCAGCTGTCCTACGCGATCGGTATCGCCGAGCCGCTGTCGCTCTACGTCGACACCCACGGCACCGGCACCGTCGAGGAGTCGAAGATCGAGGCGGTGCTGCCCAAGCTGGTGCGCCTGACGCCCAAGGGCATCCGCACACACCTCGGCATGAACAAACCCATCTATCAGCCGACCGCCGCCTATGGCCATTTCGGCCGCAAGGCGGAGGGCGACCTGTTCACCTGGGAGCGCACCGACCTGGTCGACGCGCTCAAGGCCGAGCTCGGCTGA
- a CDS encoding RNB domain-containing ribonuclease: MKTLADPNRALAEGLARLRREFQVPAEFPPEVVAAANDAAARAPSEHVDRTGTRFVTLDPVTSTDLDQAFAIERSGADLLLYYAIADVAWFVDEGGALDAEAWQRGETLYLPDGKAPLYPQVLSQGAASLLPDGPRPAVVFTVRVPADGIARLDGAERAVIRSTAKLAYDTVRDEDLPEGFAELARRIQAAEDRRGAARVDPPEQEVIALGDGRYRLAFRPRLASEDRNAALSLAANLAIAAALQEHRTGLFRVMAGPSEQAIARLRHTARAFGLDWPAETELKQFERTLDAADPRHAAFMLAIRRAGNGASYAPYRDGVVPWHAAMAATYAQATAPLRRLADRYVVQAALAVANGRPVPEGVIAAFERLPKVMARADSLSGRIDNAVIDLAEAIMLRDRMGEIFDAVVTDIDERGARIQLADLPIVARVSAHRVHPGDAVRVRLEAADPEHRSLAFERVG; encoded by the coding sequence ATGAAGACGCTCGCCGATCCGAACAGGGCGCTGGCCGAGGGCCTCGCCAGGCTCCGCCGTGAGTTCCAGGTTCCCGCCGAGTTCCCGCCGGAGGTCGTCGCTGCCGCCAACGATGCTGCCGCTCGCGCGCCCTCCGAGCACGTCGACCGCACCGGCACCCGCTTCGTCACGCTCGATCCGGTCACTTCGACCGATCTCGACCAGGCCTTCGCGATCGAGCGCAGCGGTGCCGACCTGCTGCTCTACTATGCCATCGCCGACGTCGCCTGGTTCGTCGACGAGGGCGGCGCGCTCGATGCCGAGGCCTGGCAGCGCGGCGAGACGCTCTACCTCCCCGACGGCAAGGCCCCGCTCTATCCGCAGGTGCTGAGCCAGGGCGCCGCCAGCCTGCTTCCCGACGGTCCACGCCCGGCGGTGGTGTTCACCGTCCGCGTGCCGGCCGATGGCATCGCCCGCCTCGACGGCGCCGAGCGCGCGGTGATCCGCTCCACCGCCAAGCTCGCCTATGACACCGTCCGCGACGAGGATCTGCCGGAGGGCTTCGCCGAGCTCGCCAGGCGCATCCAGGCGGCGGAGGACCGCCGCGGCGCCGCCCGCGTCGACCCGCCCGAACAGGAGGTGATCGCGCTCGGCGACGGGCGCTATCGGCTCGCCTTCCGCCCGCGGCTCGCTTCGGAGGATCGCAACGCCGCGCTGTCGCTCGCGGCCAACCTCGCCATCGCCGCGGCGCTGCAGGAGCATCGCACCGGGCTGTTCCGGGTGATGGCCGGGCCGAGCGAGCAGGCGATCGCCCGGCTGCGCCACACCGCCCGGGCATTCGGCCTCGACTGGCCCGCCGAAACCGAGCTCAAGCAGTTCGAGCGCACGCTCGATGCCGCCGATCCGCGCCATGCCGCCTTCATGCTCGCGATCAGGCGGGCGGGGAACGGTGCCTCCTACGCCCCCTATCGCGATGGCGTGGTGCCGTGGCACGCCGCGATGGCAGCGACCTATGCCCAGGCCACCGCGCCGCTGCGCCGGCTCGCCGACCGCTATGTCGTGCAGGCGGCGCTCGCGGTGGCGAACGGCCGGCCGGTGCCGGAGGGCGTCATCGCAGCGTTCGAGCGGCTGCCCAAGGTGATGGCCCGCGCCGATTCGCTGAGCGGCCGGATCGACAATGCGGTGATCGACCTTGCGGAGGCGATCATGCTCCGCGATCGGATGGGTGAGATATTCGACGCCGTCGTCACCGACATCGACGAGCGCGGCGCCCGCATCCAGCTCGCCGACCTGCCGATCGTGGCGCGGGTCTCGGCGCATCGCGTGCATCCCGGCGATGCGGTGCGGGTGCGGCTGGAGGCGGCCGATCCCGAGCATCGCAGCCTCGCTTTCGAGCGGGTGGGGTGA
- the trmB gene encoding tRNA (guanosine(46)-N7)-methyltransferase TrmB has protein sequence MVDPATHRQLYGRRSGHKLRAGQAALVEELLPRVSVPETGPLDARTLFGDDRPLELEIGFGAGEHLAGQAAARPGTGFIGCEPFLNGVVGALGHIRDGGLDNVRLHMGDAIEVIDRLSDASLERVYLLHPDPWPKARHAKRRMVNHGPLDLIAAKLKPGGEFRLGTDDPTYCRWSMMVMDQRRDFAWQARHPRDFLTRPDDWPETRYERKARRQGHEVWYFRYLRI, from the coding sequence ATGGTCGATCCCGCCACCCATCGTCAGCTCTACGGCCGCCGCTCGGGCCATAAGCTCCGCGCCGGACAGGCGGCGCTGGTCGAGGAGCTGCTGCCCCGGGTGTCGGTGCCCGAGACCGGCCCGCTCGACGCCCGCACCTTGTTCGGCGATGATCGCCCGCTCGAACTTGAGATCGGCTTCGGCGCCGGCGAGCATCTCGCCGGTCAGGCGGCGGCACGGCCCGGCACCGGCTTCATCGGCTGCGAGCCTTTCCTCAATGGCGTGGTCGGCGCGCTCGGCCACATCCGCGACGGCGGCCTCGACAACGTCCGCCTCCACATGGGCGACGCGATTGAGGTGATCGATCGCCTGTCCGATGCCAGCCTGGAGCGCGTCTATCTGCTCCATCCCGATCCCTGGCCCAAGGCGCGCCACGCCAAGCGGCGCATGGTCAACCACGGTCCGCTCGATCTGATCGCGGCGAAGCTCAAGCCCGGCGGCGAGTTCCGCCTCGGCACCGACGATCCCACTTATTGCCGCTGGTCGATGATGGTGATGGACCAGCGCCGCGACTTCGCTTGGCAGGCGCGTCATCCGCGCGACTTCCTGACGCGGCCCGACGACTGGCCCGAGACGCGCTACGAGCGCAAGGCACGCCGTCAGGGGCATGAGGTGTGGTACTTCCGCTATTTGCGCATCTGA
- a CDS encoding GNAT family N-acetyltransferase, with protein MNKPMPLADFARLPPVHGAQLGVGLAGAIDAVAERARPSHRFLRYGWYAAALQAYGGEARTLVVEREGTPVLALPLVGLGPRWLGMAAVPGCYWPFRSFPTRVGVTAGAFDVALAKLAKAVTALRIGPVYDGDASAAPLIEAARARGWAVLDRFVADSYLLDIAASQAEGPWPRNSTLKKNRFHEKHLAGHGALEWRFVAGADWTSQAFDDLASIEQASWIAARTDGGDAKFTDAGHGRFWRAAAADPVIAKMMWAAVLDVAGKPAAFSFDMNAGALKYAIANSYDPAYAKHSPGKLLYYRNLVRGIEDGIHTVDWGAGDSGYKRTIGAEQGPAIRDWLLVRPGLSALAAKALAFAWRRSGNRA; from the coding sequence ATGAACAAGCCGATGCCGCTCGCCGATTTCGCGCGGCTGCCGCCGGTCCATGGCGCGCAGCTCGGCGTCGGGCTGGCCGGCGCGATCGATGCGGTCGCCGAGCGGGCGCGGCCGAGCCATCGCTTCCTGCGCTACGGCTGGTATGCGGCCGCGCTCCAGGCCTATGGCGGCGAGGCGCGCACTCTGGTCGTCGAGCGCGAGGGAACGCCGGTGCTGGCGCTGCCGCTGGTCGGCCTCGGCCCGCGATGGCTCGGCATGGCCGCGGTGCCGGGCTGCTACTGGCCGTTCCGCAGCTTTCCGACCCGCGTCGGCGTCACGGCGGGCGCGTTCGACGTTGCGCTGGCGAAGTTGGCCAAGGCGGTGACGGCGCTGCGGATCGGCCCGGTCTATGACGGCGACGCCAGTGCGGCGCCGCTGATCGAGGCCGCCCGCGCGCGCGGCTGGGCGGTGCTCGACCGATTCGTCGCCGACAGCTACCTGCTCGACATCGCCGCCAGCCAGGCCGAGGGGCCCTGGCCGCGCAATTCGACGCTCAAGAAGAACCGCTTCCACGAGAAGCATCTCGCCGGCCACGGTGCGCTCGAATGGCGATTCGTGGCCGGCGCGGACTGGACGTCCCAGGCATTCGATGACCTCGCGAGCATCGAGCAGGCGAGCTGGATCGCGGCACGGACCGACGGCGGCGATGCCAAGTTCACCGACGCGGGACACGGCCGGTTCTGGCGCGCCGCCGCCGCCGATCCGGTGATCGCGAAGATGATGTGGGCCGCGGTGCTCGACGTCGCCGGCAAGCCTGCGGCCTTCTCGTTCGACATGAACGCTGGCGCACTCAAATATGCGATAGCGAACAGCTACGACCCCGCCTATGCCAAGCATTCGCCGGGCAAGCTGCTCTACTACCGCAACCTCGTCCGCGGGATCGAGGACGGCATCCACACCGTCGACTGGGGTGCGGGCGACAGCGGCTACAAACGCACGATCGGTGCCGAGCAGGGCCCGGCGATCCGCGACTGGCTACTGGTGCGGCCGGGCCTGAGCGCGCTCGCCGCCAAGGCGCTGGCGTTCGCCTGGCGGCGGAGCGGCAATCGGGCCTAG
- a CDS encoding SpoIIAA family protein → MLTMTTDDVTGLVELTVDGRIDRADFERVVAELERLLETHKQLNVVEVIRNFEGIDPALWWQDVKWSFGHIHRFARAAVVTDSGWIGPVARALGALMPSEIRTFPLDRLEEARRWAAERR, encoded by the coding sequence ATGCTGACGATGACCACCGACGATGTCACGGGACTGGTGGAGCTGACCGTCGACGGGCGGATCGACCGCGCAGACTTCGAGCGCGTGGTGGCCGAGCTCGAACGGCTGCTGGAGACGCACAAGCAACTGAACGTGGTCGAGGTGATCCGGAACTTCGAAGGGATCGATCCGGCCCTGTGGTGGCAGGACGTGAAGTGGAGCTTCGGCCACATCCACCGCTTCGCCCGCGCGGCGGTGGTGACCGATTCGGGCTGGATCGGACCGGTGGCGCGGGCACTGGGCGCGCTGATGCCGTCGGAGATCCGCACCTTTCCGCTCGACCGGCTCGAGGAAGCGCGGCGCTGGGCGGCGGAGCGGCGGTGA
- a CDS encoding DUF2721 domain-containing protein encodes MGFSPGLSTVAETIQAAIAPVFLLAGLGSILNVLAGRMSRVVDRVRALEALHPRSSGPEHDRHVWELRILDRRIVVINWALSFCVASAVAICGVVALMFVARLVNLHIGSTVAVMFIFAMAMLMIGLLLFLIEVRMSLRAVHVRAELLERERS; translated from the coding sequence ATGGGTTTCTCTCCCGGGCTCTCGACTGTCGCCGAAACGATCCAGGCCGCGATCGCCCCGGTGTTCCTGCTGGCGGGCCTGGGCTCGATCCTGAACGTGCTCGCCGGGCGCATGTCGCGCGTGGTCGACCGCGTCCGCGCGCTGGAGGCGCTGCATCCCCGCTCGTCCGGACCGGAGCACGACCGCCACGTCTGGGAGCTGCGTATCCTCGACCGCCGTATCGTCGTCATCAACTGGGCGCTGTCCTTCTGCGTCGCGAGCGCGGTCGCGATCTGCGGAGTCGTGGCGCTGATGTTCGTCGCACGGCTGGTCAACCTCCACATCGGTAGCACGGTCGCGGTGATGTTCATCTTCGCGATGGCGATGCTGATGATCGGGCTGCTGCTGTTCCTGATCGAGGTGCGCATGTCGCTGCGCGCCGTCCACGTCCGTGCCGAGCTGTTGGAGCGGGAGCGGAGCTGA